In the Cryptococcus neoformans var. neoformans JEC21 chromosome 1, complete sequence genome, one interval contains:
- a CDS encoding rsec15, putative, translating to MIRRQRPTFTTSELELQLQQINLDPTSSTTENLEALAPLIKSIQDTDSEQLYLRSLDNFVEEKEREIEEICQENYEDFVSSVSTLLTIRQGTVHLRRRIGELDGQMGDVGRALGEKKRALLEQKKVARNMDDAIETLQTCLRLLDLVHRIDEMVREGKYWGALRSLEDLLHLPPPSISQTPFYAHILSSLPSLRLSIKDAVTASTKTWLFDVRESSAKVGKLALEQMALRTRKWRMKREREGGVRLARVGGPLELVHNERVEFDALDNDEIKVDFKPLYHCIHIYEALGQKPELQRSYQEDRKTQATLILTSRLSTTPSTLVNTLPLLMQELVGFFIIEAHVLDTMPDFRTQRDVDELWDEMCRRIVEVMGQGLKGCSEPGVFLSSKTEVLLFVQTLEVYGYNITELNGLLITLFERYSELLLRKFGADFDQIVSDDDNQPMMVNDHEEFDQVAGVCWLAKGEAESLAMQGFPQPMPFSQTYPMCCINIRNFVDQFYQFTDGVAQQHLDVDEVLRRSLDGLLSDHVSKQIAKKLQTMLNLSQIAQVVINLEHFCTACNELESVLMNLRASQRGGPIKLASGASFNSTLSAAQSRIDSIINSKLESFFELAEYNWMPVRPQSTVEEPSTYVFEMITFLTAYVDSVLIGLKEEFKTGAYRNALMRINRWLMDTLTGQEVVRLNESALASVLADVSFIETEIKRLGKSELDHVFDEVKHTINIILSDAVQAYMEPSIRSMSYPSVKPLSLAMILAKLSKAASSQGGQANMFKAARRRGEADEVARLAGK from the exons ATGATACGCAGACAGAGGCCCACATTCACAACGTCAGAGCTCGAACTGCAGCTCCAGCAG ATCAACCTCGATCCCACATCATCCACAACAGAAAATCTCGAAGCTCTGGCCCCTCTTATCAAGTCAATACAAGATACGGACTCGGAGCAGCTGTACCTCAGAAGCCTGGACAATTttgtggaagagaaagaaagggagatTGAGGAAATATGTCAAGAGAATTATGAA GACTTTGTCTCTTCCGTATCTACCCTTCTCACAATCAGGCAAGGGACTGTGCATCTGAGGCGGCGAATTGGTGAGCTTGATGGCCAAATGGGCGATGTAGGAAGGGCGTTGGGCGAAAAG AAACGCGCTCTATTGGAACAGAAAAAGGTAGCGAGAAATATGGACGATGCGATTGAAACTCTCCAGACATGCCTACGTCTCCTGGACCTTGTTCACCGCATCGACGAAATGGTTCGAGAGGGCAAGTATTGGGGGGCGTTACGG TCACTTGAAGATCTacttcatctccctcccccATCCATCTCACAAACGCCCTTTTACGCACACATTCTTTCCtcgcttccctctctccgcCTTTCTATCAAAGATGCTGTCACGGCCTCGACAAAAACGTGGTTATTCGATGTGCGTGAAAGTAGTGCAAAAGTGGGCAAGCTTGCATTGGAGCAAATGGCActgaggacgaggaaatggagaatgaagcgagaaagggaaggtgGGGTTCGGTTAGCTCGGGTTGGGGGGCCGTTGGAACTGGTGCATAACGAACGAGTCGAAT TCGATGCGCTGGATAATGATGAGATCAAAGTGGATTTCAAGCCCCTTTATCATTGTATACACATCTACGAAGCCCTGGGCCAGAAGCCTGAGCTGCAGCGTAGCTATCAAGAAGATCGAAAG ACGCAAGCGACTCTCATTCTGACTTCTCGATTATCCACGACCCCTTCAACTCTTGTCAacacccttcctcttttgaTGCAGGAGCTAGTGGGCTTTTTTATCATAGAAGCCCATGTGCTCGACACGATGCCTGATTTCCGTACTCAGAGAGATGTGGACGAGCTCTGGGATGAAATGTGCAGGAGGATTGTGGAAGTTATGGGTCAGGGCTTGAAGGGATGCAGCGAGCCTGGAGTGTTCCTGAGTAGTAAGACTGAAGTGTTGCTATTCGTGCAAACTTTGGAG GTGTATGGGTATAATATAACAGAGCTAAACGGCTTACTCATAACTCTCTTTGAACGGTACTCGGAGCTGCTATTGCGCAAATTCGGCGCGGACTTTGACCAG ATTGTGTCGGACGATGACAATCAGCCGATGATGGTTAATGACCACGAAGAGTTTGACCAAGTTGCAGGAGTCTGCTGGCTTGCAAAGGGAGAAGCCGAGTCTCTGGCGAT GCAAGGATTCCCTCAACCGATGCCCTTCTCCCAAACGTATCCCATGTGCTGTATCAACATTCGAAATTTTGTGGATCAGTTCTACCAGTTTACAGATGGAGTGGCTCAACAGCATCTCGATGTCGATGAAGTTCTGCGAAGG TCTTTGGATGGTTTACTATCCGACCATGTCAGCAAACAAATTGCAAAGAAACTACAGACTATGCTCAACCTGTCGCAAATTGCGCAAGTAGTCATCAATCTGGAGCATTTTTGCACTGCTTGCAATGAGCTTGAAAGCGTGCTGATGAATCTTCG CGCATCACAGCGTGGAGGGCCGATCAAGCTTGCATCCGGTGCCTCGTTCAATTCCACCTTATCAGCAGCACAATCACGTATCGACAGTATCATCAACTCTAAACTCGAATCCTTCTTTGAGCTTGCAGAGTACAATTGGATGCCTGTTCGCCCCCAATCGACGGTGGAAGAGCCAAGCACTTATGTGTTTGAAATGATCACGTTCTTAACGGCATATGTGGATTCGGTGTTAATCGggctgaaggaagaattcAAGACGGGAGCGTATCGAAACGCCTTGATGAGGATCAATCGGTGGTTGATG GATACATTGACGGGTCAAGAGGTTGTCAGATTGAACGAAAGCGCATTGGCGAGTGTACTGGCCGACGTGTCGTTCATCGAGACTGAGATCAAACGGCTTGGTAAATCTGAGCTTGATCACGTCTTTGACGAAGTAAAGCAT ACGATCAACATTATCCTTTCGGATGCCGTTCAGGCGTATATGGAACCTTCGATTCGTTCCATGTCGTATCCCTCTGTCAAACCCCTCAGCCTGGCGATGATCTTGGCCAAACTGAGCAAAGCCGCCTCGTCCCAGGGAGGTCAGGCAAACATGTTCAAGGcggcaaggagaaggggagaagcaGATGAAGTGGCTAGATTGGCGGGTAAGTAG
- a CDS encoding saccharopine dehydrogenase (NADP+, L-glutamate-forming), putative — protein sequence MRTLPLTRSPFITRRCLTTLGLRREDPSRIWERRTPLTPHAVQSLLADAKDQLKVEVESCKRRCFPDSLYSDAGAKIVPSLSKDVDVILGIKEPRLSDIRNLVEASKNEGKKRTWMMFSHTHKGQEYNIPLLSAFLHPTQTLIDHELLTAPAPGKDGKPQLKRVAAFGWFAGAVGAGEALSLTGLALLRRGLATPLLSLSRPYSLGSLAAFKEALKKAGEEVKTSADLKGQEPIVIGVTGAGNVSSGATEMLNELGVVWVGPEDLADLRQSGSPNKIYACAITPASYLQRIEGGIFDKQEYYKSPDKYMSIFAAKIAPHLTTLINGVGWSKGFPRAITRPSLNKLIEKENGKQKLVAVQDITCDKEGGLEFVDQFTTVDNPYFEGPGDILISAIDILPTELAADASSYFSSALYPYIQGLLFPSGQGDKNDITETLSRAAIVKDGVLQSQHEWLGEKIEQWKTGGAVAPDSLKQEKLRKGGKKKVLLLGSGLVAGPAVDVFAARPDVHLIIASNNLAEGQSHIRGRPNVEAMALDVADDASMSEIVEEADIVVSLLPAPMHLRVAKHCLDHSRHLVTASYVSPELQALHSQAIEKDVIFLGECGLDPGIDSMAAMRILERAKREGKQVKSFVSWCGGLPELSASKVPLRYKFSWSPKAVLTAAQNDASYKLEGKHVKIPGNELLARRFPEVKLWDGLPLEGLANRDSMPYAKKYGLGPAEGLTDLFRGTLRYQGFSSLLESFRLLGLLRSDPLPGSPKSWTEFLSMTVERELGLSKGLKGEDVSSAVQDLVGEGSKDVIRALKLFSLFPGSDTSLLPLPNLPTPSPIDFFAHLLSRKLAYLPDERDTCLLHHSFTISTPSGDTQKVTASLRHMATPTQSSMSITVGKTLAFAALRIADGEVKVRGVTGPYEPEVWAGVLSSLEGAGVVIEEKWH from the exons ATGCGCACTCTCCCACTCACTCGTAGTCCATTTATTACACGCCGCTGCCTCACCACTCTCGGTCTGCGAAGGGAAGACCCCTCCAGGATATGGGAAAGGCGCACCCCACTTACTCCGCACGCAGTCCAGAGCCTCTTGGCAGACGCCAAAGATCAGCTCAAGGTCGAGGTAGAGAGCTGCAAGAGGCGATGCTTCCCAGATTCCCTATACTCTGAT GCTGGCGCAAAGATTGTGCCTTCTCTATCAAAGGACGTGGACGTCATACTGGGCATCAAAGAGCCCCGCTTGTCTGATATCCGCAATCTGGTAGAGGCTTCTAAGAATGAAGGCAAGAAGCGAACATGGATGATGTTCTCGCACACTCATAAAGGGCAG GAATACAatatccctcttctttctgcttTTCTTCACCCAACTCAGACACTCATCGATCATGAACTATTGACGGCCCCGGCTCCTGGCAAGGACGGTAAGCCACAGCTGAAACGTGTCGCCGCATTTGGATGGTTTGCAGGTGCTGTGGGTGCTGGGGAGGCACTATCTCTTACCGGCCTTGCTCTTTTGCGGAGGGGACTTGCTACCCCTTTGCTT AGCCTCTCACGACCTTATTCTCTTGGCTCATTGGCTGCGTTCAAGGAAGCTCTAAAGAAGGCGGGTGAAGAGGTAAAAACTTCTGCTGATCTCAAAGGACAAGAACCGATCGTCATCGGCGTCACTGG AGCCGGGAACGTCTCATCTGGGGCCACAGAAATGCTTAATGAACTCGGTGTGGTATGGGTAGGCCCAGAGGACCTTGCTGATTTGAGGCAAAGCGGAT CTCCAAACAAG ATCTATGCTTGTGCAATCACTCCTGCTTCCTACCTCCAACGTATTGAAGGTGGTATATTTGATAAACAAGAGTATTACAAATCACCTGACAAGTACATGAGCATCTTTGCGGCCAAG ATTGCGCCTCACTTGACTACTCTGATCAATGGGGTTGGGTGGAGCAAAGGCTTCCCTCGAGCCATCACTAGGCCTAGCCTGAATAAACTTATCGAAAAGGAAAACGGAAAGCAGAAGCTTGTAGCCGTGCAAGATATAACTTGCGACAAGGAG GGTGGACTTGAATTCGTGGATCAATTCACCACCGTCGACAATCCCTATTTTGAAGGTCCTGGAGATATTCTTATTAGTGCAATCGATATCCTCCCTACGGAGCTTG CCGCCGATGCGTCAAGTTATTTCTCTTCTGCTCTTTATCCTTACATTCAAGGCCTTCTATTCCCGTCTGGCCAAGGTGACAAGAATGATATAACAGAAACTCTATCACGGGCAGCCATCGTCAAGGACGGTGTTCTCCAGTCCCAACACGAGTGGTTAGGAGAGAAAATCGAGCAATGGAAGACAGGAGGTGCTGTTGCGCCAGATTCTCTCAAGCAGGAGAAAttgaggaaaggaggaaagaagaaggtgctGCTCCTTGGAAGCGGCCTGGTGGCAGGCCCTGCGGTGGATGTTTTTGCGGCGAGACCTGATGTTCATCTGATCATCG CCAGCAACAATCTTGCGGAGGGTCAGAGTCACATTCGTGGCCGTCCTAATGTTGAGGCTATGGCCCTTGATGTGGCTGACGATGCCAGCATGAGTGAaattgttgaagaagcggaCATCGTCGTCAG TCTCCTTCCTGCACCCATGCACCTCCGTGTGGCTAAGCATTGCCTCGACCACTCCCGTCATCTTGTCACGGCTTCTTACGTCTCCCCCGAGCTTCAAGCTTTGCATTCGCAGGCAATTGAAAAGGacgtcatcttcctcggGGAATGCGGCTTGGATCCAGGAATTGACTCCATGGCTGCCATGCGGATCCTGGAGAGGGCAAAGAGAGAGGGTAAGCAAGTCAAGTCGTTTGTATCGTGGTGCGGTGGCCTGCCAGAATTGAGCGCGAGCAAGGTGCCTCTGAGGTACAAGTTTTCTTGGAGTCCCAAGGCAGTCTTGACCGCTGCACAGAATGATGCCTCGTATAAAttggaaggcaag CATGTGAAAATTCCAGGAAATGAGCTGTTGGCAAGACGCTTTCCCGAGGTAAAATTATGGGATGGGTTGCCGCTGGAAGGTTTGGCGAATCGTGACTCAATGCCCTATGCTAAAAAGTACGGGCTTGGTCCAGCTGAAGGACTGACCGACCTCTTCCGAGGAACTCTTCG tTACCAAGGGTTCTCATCACTTCTTGAATCCTTCCGCCTGCTcggtcttcttcgctctgACCCTCTTCCTGGTTCTCCGAAATCTTGGACCGAGTTTCTTTCAATGACTGTAGAAAGGGAATTGGGCCTGAGCAAAGGGTTGAAAGGGGAGGACGTAAGCAGTGCTGTGCAAGATTTGGTCGGGGAGGGAAGCAAAGATGTTATTAGGGCCTTGAAGCT TTTCTCGCTCTTCCCAGGCAGCGACACTTCCTTGCTTCCTCTGCCGAACCTTCCCaccccttctcccattGATTTCTTTGcccatctcctttctcGCAAACTTGCCTACCTTCCTGACGAGCGGGACACgtgtcttcttcatcactcgTTCACCATCTCAACTCCCTCTGGCGATACGCAAAAAGTGACAGCCTCTCTCCGCCACATGGCCACTCCGACGCAGTCCTCCATGAGCATCACAGTCGGTAAGACGTTGGCCTTTGCGGCTCTGAGGATTGCGGATGGGGAGGTGAAGGTGAGAGGTGTAACCGGACCATATGAACCAGAAGTTTGGGCAGGAGTCTTGAGTTCGTTGGAAGGAGCGGGTGTTGTAATCGAGGAGAAATGGCACTGA
- a CDS encoding expressed protein — protein sequence MSLSSQTTLISPSAKHTNPPLHRRPSQHARRKSLHAAHPHAHAHAHTHAHGHAHGRRGSEGEAGRRALAAGLAMHTLDQSKKKKQGERPLPRGNRSDTHLPRLTRTDSTMSIASHSSATSNVSRPSAKSRRTTESIQMIDDQGKEVDPNEDEWESGEDVKQTKKGKGKQQEPSSAAMRRTVSDTTSDPKGKRTQSIAEAMARGDLVDIQDPDHRPLLTQRTTGFAGTVQPPDPQVAAEMPHVDHPIITNPIKRVASSKSLVGPISAITSIDTTPDVGLPTEPPRGLQSATSEPKRPSSGPSLRSISGSGLPRDPTDQRDEAQARDKLTDSPSYPFPKMASPTESEQKASPKDDHPEKKIPTASRSQATSSKAARSLRHRPSNSSLRSIQSLRAPPHPLNSPISYTGRNAAHESPSRGSYDKRDRVPSMHQPPVPQPQVSYEVAQGQGWDQIPEEDVQRENAPVSNQSNVDAGTTHSQNLRRSSVASTRSLRSIFAGTLAPPSAASSTPQPHKRLTALEAASAASKRPTTDNPVLYHHSLSHASGSAESCFLISRFLPPKKIRRPKWEVDIHDQERIENGGVGLTNGDYRSAHETLVSTFRELGTGAMHQKRGLPRTASGYSLLPTGLTLSSVAAATGVSNGHQDNQGLGTIKARDGARLEVARGGSGGMTPFEMSVERVLKQRPGRVTL from the exons ATGTCGCTGTCGTCACAGACAAccctcatctctccctcgGCAAAGCACACAAACCCTCCCCTCCACAGAAGACCTTCCCAGCATGCACGCCGCAAATCCCTCCATGCCGCACATCCGCATGCCCACGCCCACGCCCACACCCACGCTCATGGCCATGCCCATGGCCGGAGAGGCTCAGAAGGCGAagccggaagaagagctctTGCAGCGGGGCTTGCAATGCATACATTAGATcaaagcaagaagaagaagcaaggcGAG CGACCTTTGCCGCGGGGAAATCGATCCGATACCCATCTACCACGTCTGACTCGCACAGACTCTACCATGTCCATTGCCTCCCATTCTAGTGCTACATCCAACGTTAGCCGCCCCTCTGCAAAGTCCCGCCGTACAACCGAAAGCATCCAAATGATTGATGATCAGGGCAAAGAAGTCGATCCTAATGAAGATGAGTGGGAGAGCGGAGAGGATGTCAAGCAGACcaaaaagggcaaggggAAGCAACAAGAACCTTCCAGTGCGGCTATGCGTCGCACAGTCAGTGACACAACGTCCGATCCCAAAGGCAAGAGAACGCAGAGTATTGCTGAGGCCATGGCCCGGGGAGATCTGGTCGACATTCAGGATCCTGATCATCGCCCACTTCTCACTCAAAGAACCACTGGCTTTGCCGGAACAGTTCAGCCGCCTGACCCACAAGTCGCTGCGGAGATGCCCCATGTAGACCATCCCATCATAACAAATCCAATCAAACGCGTCGCGAGCTCCAAGTCACTTGTCGGCCCTATATCCGCTATTACATCCATAGATACCACTCCTGATGTTGGACTTCCAACTGAGCCACCCAGAGGTCTGCAAAGTGCAACTAGCGAGCCCAAGCGACCTTCTTCTGGTCCGTCTCTTCGATCAATTAGTGGCAGTGGTCTCCCAAGGGACCCAACAGACCAAAGGGACGAAGCCCAAGCGCGTGACAAGCTTACTGATTCCCCGTCTTATCCGTTCCCTAAGATGGCCTCCCCAACCGAGTCCGAACAGAAGGCGTCTCCCAAAGATGATCAtccagaaaaaaaaattccTACCGCTTCTCGTTCACAGGCGACATCATCTAAAGCTGCCCGTTCCCTTCGTCATCGCCCATCAAATTCTTCACTTCGCTCCATACAATCCCTTCGCGCGCCTCCTCACCCTCTAAACTCTCCCATCAGCTATACTGGACGCAATGCGGCCCACGAGTCCCCTTCCAGGGGTTCGTATGACAAGAGAGACCGTGTACCGTCTATGCATCAACCCCCCGTCCCTCAGCCACAAGTCAGTTACGAAGTAGCgcaaggacaaggatgGGATCAAATCCCTGAAGAAGACGTACAGCGCGAAAATGCGCCTGTTTCGAACCAGTCCAACGTGGATGCAGGAACTACTCATTCTCAAAACCTCCGCCGAAGTTCAGTTGCTTCTACGCGTTCCCTTCGAAGTATTTTTGCAGGTACGCTTGCTCCTCCCTCTGCAGCATCCTCCACTCCCCAACCACACAAGCGTCTCACCGCTCTCGAGGCTGCTTCCGCTGCCTCTAAGCGACCCACGACCGACAACCCTGTGCTATACCACCATTCTCTCAGCCACGCCTCAGGTTCTGCCGAATCATGCTTTCTTATATCAAGGTTCTTGCCGCCCAAAAAGATAAGAAGACCGAAGTGGGAGGTCGATATTCACGATCAAGAAAGAATTGAGAACGGTGGTGTGGGTTTGACTAACGGAGACTACAGGTCGGCGCACGAGACGTTGGTCAGTACCTTCCGGGAGCTGGGCACCGGCGCCATGCACCAGAAGAGAGGGTTGCCGAGGACCGCCTCGGGGTATAGCCTTCTTCCTACTGGCTTAACGCTTTCAAGTGTTGCAGCTGCTACCGGTGTGAGTAACGGGCATCAAGACAATCAAGGTCTGGGGACAATCAAAGCCAGAGATGGAGCTAGGCTTGAGGTAGCGAGGGGTGGTTCTGGCGGTATGACACCGTTTGAAATGAGTGTGGAAAGGGTTCTGAAACAGAGACCTGGAAGGGTTACCTTGTAA
- a CDS encoding aspartate-semialdehyde dehydrogenase, putative, which translates to MSPRPQIKVGVLGATGTVGQRFIELLAAHPYFALHALGASSRSAGQQYARVVRWKLPSPIPDAVRHMVVHECRPDAPGFAECGVVFSGLDADVAGDIENAFRAADLVVYSNAKNYRRDPLCPLIVPLVNPSHLSIIPYQREQLGLKKGYIVTNANCSTTGIVVPLAALEKAFGPLDTVIVTTLQAISGAGYPGVSSLDIMDNVVPLISGEEDKIEWETNKILGGVTPDNKAFDLHAPKQINVSATCTRVPVIDGHTGCVSVKFARSPPPSVAEVENAFREYTCDAQHLGVPSAPAQAIVVHDAPDRPQPRLDKNLHNGACVSVGRIRECPVFDIKFVCLIDNVRLGAATSSIINAEIAVEKGLIQ; encoded by the exons ATGTCCCCCCGCCCGCAGATCAAGGTCGGCGTCCTCGGAGCAACCGGCACAGTCGGCCAGCG CTTCATCGAGCTCCTCGCCGCCCACCCCTACTTTGCCCTCCACGCCCTCGGCGCCTCCTCCAGGTCCGCAGGGCAGCAGTACGCCCGTGTCGTCCGCTGGAAGCTCCCGAGCCCCATCCCAGACGCCGTCCGCCACATGGTCGTCCACGAGTGCAGGCCGGACGCCCCCGGCTTCGCCGAATGTGGCGTCGTCTTCAGCGGCCTCGACGCCGACGTCGCGGGCGATATCG AAAACGCATTCAGAGCGGCCGACCTCGTCGTGTACTCGAACGCGAAAAACTACCGCAGAGACCCGCTGTGCCCGCTCATCGTCCCCCTCGTCAACCCGTCCCacctctccatcatcccctACCAGCGCGAACAGCTCGGCCTCAAAAAGGGCTACATTGTCACCAACGCCAACTGCTCCACCACCGGCATCGTCGTCCCCCTCGCCGCCCTCGAAAAGGCCTTTGGGCCCCTCGACACCGTCATCGTCACCACCCTCCAGGCCATCTCTGGCGCAGGCTACCCCGGCGTAAGCAGCTTGGATATCATGGACAACGTCGTCCCCCTCATCAgtggcgaagaagacaagatCGAATGGGAGACCAACAAGATCCTCGGCGGCGTCACACCCGACAACAAGGCGTTCGACCTCCACGCGCCCAAACAGATCAACGTCTCCGCCACATGCACCCGTGTCCCCGTCATCGACGGCCATACCGGATGCGTCTCTGTCAAGTTTGCCAGATCGCCCCCGCCCTCCGTCGCAGAGGTCGAAAACGCTTTCAGAGAATACACATGCGACGCGCAGCACCTTGGCGTCCCCTCCGCCCCAGCCCAGGCCATCGTCGTCCACGATGCGCCAGACAGGCCGCAGCCCAGGCTCGATAAAAACCTCCACAACGGTGCCTGTGTGAGCGTCGGCAGGATCAGAGAGTGTCCCGTCTTTGACATCAAGTTTGTCTGCTTGATCGATAATGTCAGACTGGGTGCCGCTACGTCTTCAATCATCAATGCCGAGATTGCGGTCGAGAAGGGTTTGATCCAGTAG
- a CDS encoding transcriptional elongation regulator, putative, producing MSAGKKAQTQPPEDDYVLLESADGYTFVVSRKIACASGMLKSMLDEDAAFEESKNKTCRIQQRGVILAKVIEYLAYKVQWSECLAEEVNEDFSDRIDPYIALELLTAADFLDC from the exons ATGTCCGCCGGCAAGAAAGCTCAAACGCAGCCCCCAGAAGACGACTACGTCCTCCTTGAATCAGCCGACGGCTATACTTTTGTCGTCTCTCGAAAGATTGCTTGCGCAAGTGGCATGCTCAAAAGTATGCTTGACGAAGATG CCGCATTTGAAGAGTCGAAGAACAAGACGTGCAGAATTCAGCAGAG GGGTGTGATTCTTGCCAAAGTCATAGAATACCTTGCATACAAGGTACAATGGTCGGAATGTCTTGCCGAGGAGGTCAATGAAGACTTTTCAGACCGCATCGACCCTTATATTGCTCTAGAACT GCTTACAGCTGCTGATTTCCTTGACTGTTAA